In a genomic window of Meleagris gallopavo isolate NT-WF06-2002-E0010 breed Aviagen turkey brand Nicholas breeding stock chromosome 1, Turkey_5.1, whole genome shotgun sequence:
- the DHTKD1 gene encoding probable 2-oxoglutarate dehydrogenase E1 component DHKTD1, mitochondrial isoform X1 — MNVVPEIQELTEVLQGPLITTGLLNMGKEEASVEDVLAYLDHVYCGHISIETSQLPTLEERKWFTKRFEELKQEAFMTEEKKHLCKLMLESQERWKGRRAESVKVSLFPVFQVEFDRFLATKFATVKRYGGEGAESMMGFFHELFKMCAYSGVTDIILGMPHRGRLNLLTGLLQLPPELMFRKMRGLSEFPENSAAIGDVLSHLTSSVDLDFGSHRPVHVTLLPNPSHLEAINPVAVGKTRGRQQSLLDGDYSPESSAQPGDKVICLQVHGDGAFSGQGIVPETLTLSNLPHFRVGGSIHLIVNNQLGYTTPPERGRSSLYCSDIGKIVGCAVIHVNGDDPEEVVRATRLAVEYQRQFRRDVIVDLLCYRQWGHNELDEPFFTNPSMYKIIRSRKSIPDTYAEHLVAAGLMTDVEVSEIKTTYYSKLNDHLANMTLYSPPPTNLQAHWKGLVEPSAKITTWDTGMPIPLLQFIGVKSVEVPEELQMHSHLLKTYAQSRVQKMEEGKKLDWATAETLAFGSLLSQGFNVRLSGQDVGRGTFSQRHAMLVCQETDDTYIPLNHMSPDQKGFLEVSNSPLSEEAVLGFEYGMSIESPKLLPIWEAQFGDFFNGAQIIFDTFISGGEAKWLLQSGIVILLPHGYDGAGPEHSSCRMERFLQMCDSSEEGVDGDRVNMSIVHPTTPAQYFHLLRRQMVRNFRKPLIVASPKVLLRLPAAVSSFEEMAPRTTFKPVIGDSSVDPKSVTHVVFCSGKHYYALVKQRETLGEKQHNTAILRLEELCPFPLEALQQELSKYSRAKVFSWSQEEPQNMGPWSFVSPRFEKQLGVKLRLVSRPPLPAPAVGIGTLHHQQQEDILTNTFI, encoded by the exons ATGAACGTGGTACCTGAAATCCAAGAGTTGACTGAAGTTCTTCAAGGGCCTCTCATTACCACAG GGCTTCTCAACATGGGAAAAGAAGAGGCTTCCGTAGAGGATGTGTTGGCTTACCTTGACCATGTGTACTGTGGGcatatttccatagaaacaagCCAGCTTCCAACCTTGGAGGAGAGAAAGTGGTTTACTAAAAGATTTGAAGAACTGAAACAAGAAGCATTTAtgactgaagagaaaaagcacttgTGCAAACTGATGTTGGAGTCACAG GAGAGATGGAAGGGTAGAAGAGCAGAATCTGTGAAGGTGTCCCTGTTTCCAGTTTTCCAAGTG GAGTTTGATCGCTTCTTAGCCACCAAGTTTGCTACAGTGAAGCGATATGGTGGTGAGGGAGCAGAGAGCATGATGGGCTTCTTCCATGAGTTGTTTAAGATGTGTGCATACAGTGGTGTGACAGATATCATTCTTGGAATGCCTCATCGTGGAAGACTTAATCTTCTCACAGGCTTGCTTCAGCTTCCACCAGAG CTCATGTTCCGTAAGATGCGTGGTTTGAGTGAATTTCCAGAGAATTCAGCAGCCATTGGGGACGTTCTCTCCCACCTGACATCTTCTGTGGATCTTGACTTTGGTTCGCACAGGCCTGTGCATGTCACCTTGCTACCAAACCCCTCACACTTAGAAGCAATCAATCCAGTGGCCGTGGGCAAGACTCGAGGAAGACAGCAGTCTCTGCTTGATGGAGATTACTCCCCAGAGAGCTCTGCACAGCCTGGAGACAAAGTTATTTGCCTGCAG GTTCATGGTGATGGTGCTTTCTCTGGGCAGGGGATTGTTCCTGAAACACTGACCCTCTCCAATCTACCACATTTCAGAGTTGGTGGGAGCATCCATTTGATTGTTAATAACCAGTTGGGCTACACCACTCCTCCAGAGCGAGGAAGATCATCACTGTACTGTAGTGACATTG GTAAAATTGTTGGATGTGCAGTGATCCATGTCAATGGGGACGATCCTGAAGAAGTTGTCCGTGCCACACGACTGGCAGTTGAGTACCAACGCCAGTTCCGCAGGGATGTGATAGTAGACTTGCTGTGCTACAGACAGTGGGGCCACAATGAACTTGATGAGCCATTCTTCACCAACCCTAGCATGTACAAAATCATCAG ATCCCGTAAGAGTATCCCAGACACATATGCAGAGCACCTCGTAGCTGCTGGGCTCATGACTGATGTTGAAGTATCTGAGATAAAGACGACCTACTATTCTAAACTAAACGATCATCTTGCCAACATGACTTTGTATAGTCCACCTCCTACCAACCTTCAGGCTCACTGGAAAGGTTTGGTTGAACCTTCTGCTAAAATCACCACTTGGGACACAGGTATGCCCATACCACTCCTGCAGTTTATTGGAGTCAAGTCTGTAGAGGTGCCTGAAGAGCTCCAGATGCACAGCCATCTTCTAAAGACATATGCACAG TCGAGAGTTCAAaaaatggaggaaggaaaaaagctggaCTGGGCAACAGCTGAAACTTTAGCATTTGGTTCCCTGCTGAGCCAAG GGTTTAACGTCAGACTAAGTGGACAAGATGTTGGCAGAGGAACCTTTAGCCAGCGACATGCGATGTTGGTTTGCCAAGAGACAGATGACACCTACATTCCTCTGAATCACATGTCACCAGACCAGAAGGGTTTCTTAGAG GTGAGTAACAGTCCCTTGTCTGAGGAAGCTGTACTTGGTTTTGAATATGGAATGAGTATTGAGAGTCCTAAGTTACTGCCAATTTGGGAAGCTCAATTTGGAGACTTCTTTAATGGAGCCCAGATAATATTTGACACTTTCATCTCTGGAG GTGAGGCCAAATGGCTTCTGCAGAGTGGGATAGTAATTCTTCTTCCCCATGGCTATGATGGTGCAGGTCCTGAGCACTCATCCTGCCGGATGGAACGTTTCCTGCAG ATGTGTGACAGCTCAGAAGAAGGAGTTGATGGGGACCGAGTGAACATGTCAATTGTGCATCCCACCACCCCAGCACAGTATTTCCATTTACTCCGGAGGCAAATGGTCCGAAACTTTAGGAAACCTCTCATTGTTGCTTCTCCAAAAGTGTTACTCAGGCTCCCT GCTGCTGTATCAAGTTTTGAAGAAATGGCTCCGAGAACAACATTCAAACCTGTCATCGGTGACTCCTCAGTAGATCCTAAAAG tgtcACCCATGTGGTGTTCTGTTCTGGTAAGCATTACTATGCTCTGGTGAAGCAAAGAGAGAcactaggagaaaaacaacacaacacagctATTTTAAGACTTGAAGAACTGTGTCCTTTCCCACTGGAAGCTCTGCAGCAAGAGCTGAGCAAATACAGTCGTGCCAAAG TCTTCAGCTGGAGTCAGGAAGAGCCACAGAATATGGGTCCTTGGTCTTTTGTGTCACCACGGTTTGAAAAGCAGCTGGGAGTTAAG CTCCGTCTTGTGAGTAGACCTCCTTTACCAGCCCCAGCAGTTGGCATTGGAACCCTGCACCACCAACAGCAGGAAGACATTCTTACCAACACATTTATCTAA
- the DHTKD1 gene encoding probable 2-oxoglutarate dehydrogenase E1 component DHKTD1, mitochondrial isoform X2 — translation MCWCYKHIKCEHVQYSAFFLCLVDHALARLITAYSEHGHKAAKINPLFAGQAVMNVVPEIQELTEVLQGPLITTGLLNMGKEEASVEDVLAYLDHVYCGHISIETSQLPTLEERKWFTKRFEELKQEAFMTEEKKHLCKLMLESQEFDRFLATKFATVKRYGGEGAESMMGFFHELFKMCAYSGVTDIILGMPHRGRLNLLTGLLQLPPELMFRKMRGLSEFPENSAAIGDVLSHLTSSVDLDFGSHRPVHVTLLPNPSHLEAINPVAVGKTRGRQQSLLDGDYSPESSAQPGDKVICLQVHGDGAFSGQGIVPETLTLSNLPHFRVGGSIHLIVNNQLGYTTPPERGRSSLYCSDIGKIVGCAVIHVNGDDPEEVVRATRLAVEYQRQFRRDVIVDLLCYRQWGHNELDEPFFTNPSMYKIIRSRKSIPDTYAEHLVAAGLMTDVEVSEIKTTYYSKLNDHLANMTLYSPPPTNLQAHWKGLVEPSAKITTWDTGMPIPLLQFIGVKSVEVPEELQMHSHLLKTYAQSRVQKMEEGKKLDWATAETLAFGSLLSQGFNVRLSGQDVGRGTFSQRHAMLVCQETDDTYIPLNHMSPDQKGFLEVSNSPLSEEAVLGFEYGMSIESPKLLPIWEAQFGDFFNGAQIIFDTFISGGEAKWLLQSGIVILLPHGYDGAGPEHSSCRMERFLQMCDSSEEGVDGDRVNMSIVHPTTPAQYFHLLRRQMVRNFRKPLIVASPKVLLRLPAAVSSFEEMAPRTTFKPVIGDSSVDPKSVTHVVFCSGKHYYALVKQRETLGEKQHNTAILRLEELCPFPLEALQQELSKYSRAKVFSWSQEEPQNMGPWSFVSPRFEKQLGVKLRLVSRPPLPAPAVGIGTLHHQQQEDILTNTFI, via the exons ATGTGTTGGTGCTATAAACACATTAAATGTGAGCATGTGCaatattctgctttctttttgtgtttaGTTGACCATGCCCTTGCTCGTTTAATAACTGCGTACTCTGAACATGGACACAAAGCAGCCAAAATAAACCCACTGTTTGCTGGGCAAGCTGTTATGAACGTGGTACCTGAAATCCAAGAGTTGACTGAAGTTCTTCAAGGGCCTCTCATTACCACAG GGCTTCTCAACATGGGAAAAGAAGAGGCTTCCGTAGAGGATGTGTTGGCTTACCTTGACCATGTGTACTGTGGGcatatttccatagaaacaagCCAGCTTCCAACCTTGGAGGAGAGAAAGTGGTTTACTAAAAGATTTGAAGAACTGAAACAAGAAGCATTTAtgactgaagagaaaaagcacttgTGCAAACTGATGTTGGAGTCACAG GAGTTTGATCGCTTCTTAGCCACCAAGTTTGCTACAGTGAAGCGATATGGTGGTGAGGGAGCAGAGAGCATGATGGGCTTCTTCCATGAGTTGTTTAAGATGTGTGCATACAGTGGTGTGACAGATATCATTCTTGGAATGCCTCATCGTGGAAGACTTAATCTTCTCACAGGCTTGCTTCAGCTTCCACCAGAG CTCATGTTCCGTAAGATGCGTGGTTTGAGTGAATTTCCAGAGAATTCAGCAGCCATTGGGGACGTTCTCTCCCACCTGACATCTTCTGTGGATCTTGACTTTGGTTCGCACAGGCCTGTGCATGTCACCTTGCTACCAAACCCCTCACACTTAGAAGCAATCAATCCAGTGGCCGTGGGCAAGACTCGAGGAAGACAGCAGTCTCTGCTTGATGGAGATTACTCCCCAGAGAGCTCTGCACAGCCTGGAGACAAAGTTATTTGCCTGCAG GTTCATGGTGATGGTGCTTTCTCTGGGCAGGGGATTGTTCCTGAAACACTGACCCTCTCCAATCTACCACATTTCAGAGTTGGTGGGAGCATCCATTTGATTGTTAATAACCAGTTGGGCTACACCACTCCTCCAGAGCGAGGAAGATCATCACTGTACTGTAGTGACATTG GTAAAATTGTTGGATGTGCAGTGATCCATGTCAATGGGGACGATCCTGAAGAAGTTGTCCGTGCCACACGACTGGCAGTTGAGTACCAACGCCAGTTCCGCAGGGATGTGATAGTAGACTTGCTGTGCTACAGACAGTGGGGCCACAATGAACTTGATGAGCCATTCTTCACCAACCCTAGCATGTACAAAATCATCAG ATCCCGTAAGAGTATCCCAGACACATATGCAGAGCACCTCGTAGCTGCTGGGCTCATGACTGATGTTGAAGTATCTGAGATAAAGACGACCTACTATTCTAAACTAAACGATCATCTTGCCAACATGACTTTGTATAGTCCACCTCCTACCAACCTTCAGGCTCACTGGAAAGGTTTGGTTGAACCTTCTGCTAAAATCACCACTTGGGACACAGGTATGCCCATACCACTCCTGCAGTTTATTGGAGTCAAGTCTGTAGAGGTGCCTGAAGAGCTCCAGATGCACAGCCATCTTCTAAAGACATATGCACAG TCGAGAGTTCAAaaaatggaggaaggaaaaaagctggaCTGGGCAACAGCTGAAACTTTAGCATTTGGTTCCCTGCTGAGCCAAG GGTTTAACGTCAGACTAAGTGGACAAGATGTTGGCAGAGGAACCTTTAGCCAGCGACATGCGATGTTGGTTTGCCAAGAGACAGATGACACCTACATTCCTCTGAATCACATGTCACCAGACCAGAAGGGTTTCTTAGAG GTGAGTAACAGTCCCTTGTCTGAGGAAGCTGTACTTGGTTTTGAATATGGAATGAGTATTGAGAGTCCTAAGTTACTGCCAATTTGGGAAGCTCAATTTGGAGACTTCTTTAATGGAGCCCAGATAATATTTGACACTTTCATCTCTGGAG GTGAGGCCAAATGGCTTCTGCAGAGTGGGATAGTAATTCTTCTTCCCCATGGCTATGATGGTGCAGGTCCTGAGCACTCATCCTGCCGGATGGAACGTTTCCTGCAG ATGTGTGACAGCTCAGAAGAAGGAGTTGATGGGGACCGAGTGAACATGTCAATTGTGCATCCCACCACCCCAGCACAGTATTTCCATTTACTCCGGAGGCAAATGGTCCGAAACTTTAGGAAACCTCTCATTGTTGCTTCTCCAAAAGTGTTACTCAGGCTCCCT GCTGCTGTATCAAGTTTTGAAGAAATGGCTCCGAGAACAACATTCAAACCTGTCATCGGTGACTCCTCAGTAGATCCTAAAAG tgtcACCCATGTGGTGTTCTGTTCTGGTAAGCATTACTATGCTCTGGTGAAGCAAAGAGAGAcactaggagaaaaacaacacaacacagctATTTTAAGACTTGAAGAACTGTGTCCTTTCCCACTGGAAGCTCTGCAGCAAGAGCTGAGCAAATACAGTCGTGCCAAAG TCTTCAGCTGGAGTCAGGAAGAGCCACAGAATATGGGTCCTTGGTCTTTTGTGTCACCACGGTTTGAAAAGCAGCTGGGAGTTAAG CTCCGTCTTGTGAGTAGACCTCCTTTACCAGCCCCAGCAGTTGGCATTGGAACCCTGCACCACCAACAGCAGGAAGACATTCTTACCAACACATTTATCTAA